GCGAAAGCCTTGTTGGCTTCGGCCATGCGGTGCACGTCTTCCTTCTTCTTGATTGCCGCGCCCTTGCTGTTAGCAGCATCGAGCAGCTCATTCGTGAGCTTGTCGATCATGCCCTTTTCGGGACGCAGACGCGCATAGGTCAGAATCCAGCGAATCGCCAGCGAAGTCCGGCGATCGGGGTTCACTTCTACGGGAACCTGGTAGTTGGCACCGCCCACGCGGCGGGTCTTCACTTCCAGCAGCGGCTTTACGTTCTCCACCGCTTTCTTGAACAGTTTCAGAGCTTCGTCGCCGCCCTTCTGCTCCAGCTTCTGCATCGACTCGTAGAAGATTCCCTGCGCGGTGCTCTTCTTGCCGTCCCACATCATCGAGTTGACGAACTTGTTGACCAGCGTCGAGCTGTAGACCGGGTCCGGCAGCGGCTCCCGCTTCGATATATGACCTTTTCTCGGCATCTCTTGTCCTCACTCTTCCCGGCCGATCTCGGCCGGTACTCCCACGCGACGCCCTAATGCGCCGGCGGGCGGTTTGAAATTCGGTGCTTCGTGCCCTACCCTTCTCGCGCTTTTGGCGAGAGGGCGGGGCGTTTTTTACGCCTTCGGTCTCTTCGCGCCGTACTTCGACCGTCCCTGCTTGCGGTTGGCAACGCCAACCGAATCCAGGGTTCCCCGAATCACGTGATAGCGCACGCCCGGCAGGTCCTTCACACGGCCGCCACGAATCAGCACGATCGAGTGTTCCTGCAGGTTGTGGCCGACGCCCGGAATGTAGGTCGTCACTTCGATCCCGTTCGTCAAACGAACACGGGCGACCTTGCGCAACGCGGAGTTCGGCTTCTTCGGCGTCTGCGTATAAACGCGCGTGCAAACCCCGCGCTTCTGCGGGCAGGCCTGCAGAGCGGGGCTGGCGGTCTTATAACGCGGCGCCGTACGGCCTTTTCGCACCAACTGGTTAAACGTAGGCACTCTTGCTGCTCCTTTGGTGCCCTACCCTTCTCGCGCGTTTTTGGCGAGAGGGTGGGGCCTTTGCCATTCGCCGGACACGCACAAACGTCCGGCGCGGGCACATCTCGGGCCCGCATCATTACTTAATCCCTTTTCAGGGGCTGGCAGGACGCACAGTCATTCCGGGCGAACGATTCCTCCCGGAACCGGGTCTCAGGCCATACTTCCCCTCATGCACATTCGCATCCGGGGAGTTTCATCTCTTGAGTGACCTTACGACGGTGGCGCCTCGACCGAAGGCGGGCACTCCGTTTCGCAGTCTTTCGCCTGCATACCCTTCCACGAGAGGAAGGTAGCGCAAGCATGTTTCAGCGAGGGAACCCTTTTAACGGATACCGAAGTATCCTCGGGCACAACTTCTACAGCTCAGCTAAACCACTACAAGCAAAGCTAAATTGACTCGCAGAACCTACTTAATATAACAACTCGGCCCGGGAGCGTCAAATAGCAATTCACTCGCCGTATCGCCACGCCTTGAATCATAACCATTTTGTGGGATCAGGACGGGCAAACCGCCTCTAAATCCCCGCAAACCACGCATATCCAGCTTCCGGCGAGGCCGATCCCAGGCCTTTGCCGAACTTTTTGATATCGTCGGTCACCGTCATCTTGGTAATAAACTTCACGCTCTTGTAACCAAGCTGGCGCGGCAGCCTCAGTCGCAGTGGCCCGCCGCTCGGCACCGGCAAATCACTGCCATTCATGCCGTACGTGATGAAAGTCTGCGGGTGCATCGCATCGGCCATATCAATGCTTTCCCACCAGTCCGGCTGAATGGAGTAGTAAACGACATACTTGGCCTCAGGCCGCGTGCCCACCAGATCCAGCAAATGGGAGAGCGGAACCCCGTTCCACTCAGCAATGTAAGACCAGCCCTCTTCGCAAGCCAACTCGGTAATCTGATTTCGCGATGGATAACTCTTCAATTGCGCAACTGAGAACGCCTGGGGACGCTCGACCAGGCCATCGACAGAGAGCCTCCAGTCAGCGAATCCTCCCGCCTGTAGTCGCTGGAATTCGTCAGGCAGTTTATCGACCGGATCGGCAAACGGACGCTTGGAAATCTTATCGCGCGAGAATTCGCGAGCCATCGAGTGCCTCGTCAGCAACCGCA
This is a stretch of genomic DNA from Terriglobia bacterium. It encodes these proteins:
- the rpsG gene encoding 30S ribosomal protein S7 — encoded protein: MPRKGHISKREPLPDPVYSSTLVNKFVNSMMWDGKKSTAQGIFYESMQKLEQKGGDEALKLFKKAVENVKPLLEVKTRRVGGANYQVPVEVNPDRRTSLAIRWILTYARLRPEKGMIDKLTNELLDAANSKGAAIKKKEDVHRMAEANKAFAHYRW
- the rpsL gene encoding 30S ribosomal protein S12; amino-acid sequence: MPTFNQLVRKGRTAPRYKTASPALQACPQKRGVCTRVYTQTPKKPNSALRKVARVRLTNGIEVTTYIPGVGHNLQEHSIVLIRGGRVKDLPGVRYHVIRGTLDSVGVANRKQGRSKYGAKRPKA
- a CDS encoding molybdopterin-dependent oxidoreductase, giving the protein MKKNVSRRRFIAGGVATVAGVSGLGVAARLAEKYGLVPPDHGGLYGPGETLTYASMRLLTRHSMAREFSRDKISKRPFADPVDKLPDEFQRLQAGGFADWRLSVDGLVERPQAFSVAQLKSYPSRNQITELACEEGWSYIAEWNGVPLSHLLDLVGTRPEAKYVVYYSIQPDWWESIDMADAMHPQTFITYGMNGSDLPVPSGGPLRLRLPRQLGYKSVKFITKMTVTDDIKKFGKGLGSASPEAGYAWFAGI